From Flectobacillus major DSM 103, one genomic window encodes:
- a CDS encoding HipA domain-containing protein, producing MNKCLYCYEPLNKGEKDFHPKCSKKFFGTSIPPTLAFGKADLGQMAQQIIIKSIAVTGVQPKLSLNLEKINNQQSRFTIVGLWGDYILKPPTEAYEQLPENEDLTMKLATLCGIKAAEHTLIRLVSGELAYLTKRFDRHNGQKIHVEDLCQLTETLTEHKYRASMEKVGKHIRKFSTNSGLDTLSFFELSIFCFLTGNADMHLKNFSLLKTSNSEIQLAPAYDLLSTKLAIPEDLEEMALTINGKKNRLKRLDFDQLADTLQIPAKSRERIYIKFQQKLPQMMALIQISFLEEPQKKAYQNLLVYRAKQIELSLG from the coding sequence ATGAATAAATGTTTGTATTGCTACGAACCTTTGAATAAGGGCGAAAAAGATTTTCATCCCAAATGTTCAAAGAAATTTTTCGGAACAAGTATTCCTCCAACATTGGCTTTTGGAAAAGCCGACCTTGGCCAGATGGCACAGCAAATCATTATCAAAAGCATTGCTGTTACGGGTGTACAGCCTAAGCTTTCGCTCAATTTGGAGAAAATCAACAATCAACAAAGTCGCTTTACCATTGTAGGGCTTTGGGGTGATTATATCTTGAAACCACCAACTGAAGCCTATGAGCAATTACCCGAAAATGAAGATTTGACTATGAAATTGGCCACCCTTTGTGGTATCAAAGCAGCCGAACATACATTAATTCGCCTAGTTTCGGGCGAATTGGCCTATTTGACCAAGCGGTTTGACAGACATAATGGGCAAAAAATTCATGTAGAAGACCTTTGCCAGTTGACCGAAACCCTTACCGAACATAAATACAGGGCATCGATGGAAAAAGTAGGCAAGCATATCCGAAAATTTAGTACCAATAGTGGTTTGGATACACTGAGTTTTTTTGAGTTAAGTATTTTTTGCTTTTTAACGGGTAATGCCGATATGCACCTCAAAAACTTTTCGTTATTGAAAACCTCCAATAGTGAAATACAGCTAGCTCCTGCCTACGACTTACTCTCGACTAAACTAGCAATTCCCGAAGATTTGGAAGAAATGGCCTTGACCATTAATGGCAAAAAAAATCGCTTGAAAAGGTTAGATTTTGATCAACTTGCCGATACCTTACAAATTCCAGCAAAATCCAGAGAAAGGATATATATCAAATTTCAACAAAAATTGCCTCAAATGATGGCCTTGATACAAATAAGCTTTTTGGAAGAACCACAAAAAAAAGCCTATCAAAATCTATTAGTTTATCGAGCCAAGCAGATTGAGCTATCATTGGGCTAG
- a CDS encoding helix-turn-helix transcriptional regulator, with protein MKIAPFIKEKRKRLGLTQIDLAEKAGVGLRFIRDLEQGKRTLRLDKVNQVLDLFGSEVGVIKKEVSDE; from the coding sequence ATGAAAATAGCTCCATTTATCAAAGAAAAAAGAAAACGCTTAGGATTAACACAAATTGATTTGGCCGAAAAAGCAGGTGTAGGCTTGCGTTTTATTCGTGATCTAGAACAAGGAAAACGAACCCTTCGGCTCGACAAAGTAAATCAGGTATTAGATTTGTTTGGCAGTGAAGTAGGTGTTATCAAAAAGGAGGTATCCGATGAATAG
- a CDS encoding CRTAC1 family protein has product MKTTNLCLIALAIMAVLACKKQEPDQKMLDVLDETKHKFYHYRNSFCPEAKLSFVDSILQITPKSDLEIHVRGAFERSNILLQLGDAQAAIQTLVPLLSDDRIPYGFLTGIKANLGMAYLRAGEISNCINNHGAEMCIFPISNGGVHKNMSGSKAAIALYEKMLAKNPDDLESRWLINIAYMTLGEYPQSVPKQYLIPNLGQKDEYTIKPFEDIAMQTGLDTKDQAGGVIIEDFNNDGYVDVVTSSWNITKGHLHYFKNNGDGTFTDASDVSRLSKFTGGLNITQTDYNNDGLKDIFVARGAWMLGSFGEQPNSLLRNNGDGTFTDVTIEAGLLSFHPTQAITWNDFNNDGWLDLFIGNETSDDLVGHPCELYLNNKNGTFTEIAAKAKCNLTAFVKGVTSGDYDNDGRNDIFISAMNGRQVLLKNTLSKGQISFEDVTAKAGLNDENHSTFPTWFWDYDNDGWLDIFICDYTFQTTLGVYAAKESLGKTEKFTGQPFLYHNNHDGTFSNVTKQIGLNKTAYAMGSNFGDIDNDGFLDIYLGTGNPNYQSLVPNKMFKNMAGKKFADVTTSGRVGSLQKGHGVAFADLDNDGDQDVFIEMGGAYEGDSYQNSLFKNPGQNNNSWLSLQLEGVQANKAAIGSKVKITFIENGKKRSVFRDVNSGGSFGSSPLKREIGLGQANVIDEIEIKWNGSGRTQKFTNIKVNQCLKLKEGDKTFTKVQLKSFYFKNKADKDLKICLNTAQNNAVTP; this is encoded by the coding sequence ATGAAAACTACCAACCTGTGTCTTATTGCTTTAGCAATAATGGCTGTACTGGCGTGTAAAAAGCAAGAGCCAGACCAAAAAATGCTAGATGTTCTGGACGAAACCAAGCATAAATTTTATCATTATAGGAATAGTTTTTGCCCAGAAGCAAAACTTAGCTTTGTTGATTCTATTTTACAGATTACGCCCAAAAGCGACCTTGAAATACATGTTCGTGGGGCATTTGAGCGGTCAAATATATTGTTGCAACTAGGCGATGCCCAAGCTGCCATACAAACGTTAGTACCTCTTTTAAGTGACGACCGTATACCTTACGGGTTTTTGACAGGTATCAAAGCCAACCTTGGTATGGCTTATTTGCGTGCAGGCGAAATTTCTAACTGTATCAATAATCATGGAGCTGAAATGTGTATTTTCCCTATTAGTAATGGCGGAGTACACAAAAATATGTCGGGTTCAAAAGCCGCTATTGCTTTATATGAAAAAATGCTTGCCAAAAATCCTGATGATTTGGAGTCTCGATGGCTGATTAATATTGCTTATATGACCCTTGGCGAATACCCACAAAGCGTACCTAAACAGTATTTGATTCCTAATTTGGGGCAAAAAGATGAGTACACTATTAAGCCTTTTGAAGATATAGCCATGCAAACGGGGCTTGATACCAAAGACCAAGCTGGAGGAGTGATTATTGAGGATTTTAATAATGATGGGTATGTCGATGTTGTTACCTCAAGCTGGAATATTACCAAAGGGCATTTACATTATTTCAAAAATAATGGCGATGGTACTTTTACAGATGCTAGTGATGTATCCAGATTGAGTAAGTTTACGGGAGGGCTCAATATTACCCAAACCGATTATAATAACGATGGTCTGAAAGATATTTTTGTCGCACGTGGAGCTTGGATGCTTGGTTCGTTTGGCGAACAGCCCAATTCTTTGTTACGCAATAATGGCGATGGTACATTTACCGATGTGACTATAGAAGCGGGCTTACTCTCTTTTCATCCTACTCAAGCGATTACTTGGAACGATTTCAACAACGACGGTTGGCTAGACTTGTTTATTGGCAATGAAACCAGTGATGATTTGGTAGGACACCCTTGCGAGCTGTATCTCAATAACAAAAATGGTACATTCACCGAAATAGCAGCTAAAGCAAAATGTAATCTTACGGCTTTTGTGAAAGGGGTTACCTCTGGCGACTATGATAACGATGGTAGAAATGATATTTTTATTTCGGCCATGAATGGACGACAAGTATTGTTGAAAAATACCCTTTCAAAAGGACAAATCAGCTTTGAAGATGTTACCGCCAAAGCAGGCCTAAACGATGAAAATCATAGTACTTTTCCTACGTGGTTTTGGGACTATGACAACGACGGCTGGCTCGATATCTTTATCTGTGACTATACTTTCCAAACTACCTTGGGTGTGTATGCTGCCAAAGAAAGTTTAGGTAAGACCGAGAAGTTTACGGGACAACCTTTCTTGTACCACAACAATCATGATGGTACTTTTAGCAATGTTACCAAGCAAATAGGCCTAAATAAAACGGCATACGCGATGGGGTCTAATTTTGGAGATATAGATAATGACGGTTTTTTGGACATATATTTAGGAACAGGTAATCCTAATTATCAATCGTTAGTTCCTAACAAAATGTTTAAAAATATGGCAGGGAAAAAATTTGCTGATGTAACTACCTCGGGGCGTGTAGGTAGCTTACAAAAAGGCCACGGTGTTGCCTTTGCAGATTTAGATAACGATGGCGACCAAGATGTATTTATAGAAATGGGTGGAGCTTATGAAGGCGACTCGTATCAAAACTCTCTTTTTAAAAACCCCGGGCAAAACAATAATAGTTGGCTGTCGCTTCAGCTAGAAGGTGTGCAGGCCAATAAAGCTGCTATTGGTAGTAAAGTCAAAATTACTTTTATAGAAAATGGGAAAAAAAGGAGTGTTTTCCGAGATGTCAATTCAGGTGGAAGTTTTGGCTCATCTCCTCTCAAACGAGAAATTGGACTTGGCCAAGCTAACGTTATAGACGAAATCGAGATTAAATGGAATGGAAGTGGCCGTACTCAGAAATTCACTAATATCAAGGTGAATCAGTGTCTTAAATTGAAAGAAGGGGATAAAACTTTTACGAAAGTGCAGTTAAAATCTTTTTACTTTAAGAACAAAGCTGATAAAGACTTGAAAATATGTTTAAATACAGCTCAAAATAATGCTGTGACTCCTTAA
- a CDS encoding RICIN domain-containing protein: MNKKSVLLLGLCVGLHWACKSTLVTDEKSSISPESTRVAIIPSSIQGVNWADSRDNFVDDKLLLSGTALNDSYTTIQTKGTPIVDAFLKIGVNTIRIPLNPPTVLDPWWNSYTGAIDLAISKGMKVILCPWEGNSSKDGKVDNLTLFWNMWQTVINKYGTNEQVLFEVFNEPHGYTATELKQLYASFLTQYSTIPKDRILLGGRGYCEFVTEIASDNQFAGCLFSFHDYSWFGSNVATTANREQHIQNRVGSYASRTVVTEFGTSLTNGKNYLASPNGDVEIAYLQGITNKIQANQMGGVYWPGLRNGDSYSLYNYNGSTMNINNVTALAKIQFAWNSIAIANNATYKITSANSNKVLDINGGVSATNNGAKLQQWTWSNTDNQKWLLQSVEAGIYRITPVHSGKALDVNGGETATQNGPYLNQWDYYGGANQKFAFAHLGNGNFAIIAKHSGKVLDVSGASTANGADIIQWQYSGESNQLWKVTQ; encoded by the coding sequence ATGAACAAAAAATCTGTATTATTATTAGGGCTGTGTGTTGGCCTACATTGGGCTTGCAAAAGTACCTTAGTTACCGACGAAAAATCTAGTATTAGCCCTGAAAGTACAAGAGTTGCCATTATACCCTCATCTATTCAGGGAGTTAACTGGGCCGACAGTCGAGATAACTTTGTAGATGATAAGCTATTACTTTCGGGAACAGCCCTCAACGACAGCTATACTACCATACAAACCAAGGGAACACCTATTGTAGATGCCTTTTTGAAAATTGGTGTCAATACCATCAGAATACCTCTCAACCCACCGACAGTACTCGACCCTTGGTGGAATAGCTACACTGGTGCTATAGACTTGGCAATTAGTAAAGGAATGAAAGTTATTTTATGTCCGTGGGAAGGAAATTCATCGAAAGATGGTAAGGTCGACAACCTTACTTTGTTTTGGAATATGTGGCAAACCGTTATTAATAAATATGGCACAAACGAACAGGTCTTATTTGAGGTATTCAATGAGCCGCACGGCTATACTGCTACCGAATTAAAACAATTATATGCCAGTTTTTTGACACAGTATTCTACTATTCCCAAAGACAGAATTTTGCTAGGAGGCCGAGGATACTGCGAATTTGTGACCGAAATAGCAAGCGATAATCAATTTGCAGGTTGTTTATTTTCCTTCCATGACTATTCATGGTTTGGGAGTAACGTGGCTACCACCGCTAATCGAGAACAACATATACAGAATAGAGTTGGGAGTTATGCCAGCCGAACAGTAGTAACTGAATTTGGCACAAGCTTAACGAATGGAAAAAACTACTTGGCAAGTCCCAATGGCGATGTTGAGATAGCTTATTTGCAAGGCATTACCAACAAAATACAAGCTAACCAAATGGGCGGGGTTTACTGGCCTGGATTACGCAATGGCGATAGCTATAGCCTTTATAACTACAATGGCAGTACAATGAATATCAATAATGTTACAGCACTAGCCAAAATTCAGTTTGCTTGGAACAGTATTGCTATTGCTAACAATGCTACCTACAAAATCACATCGGCCAATAGCAATAAAGTACTGGATATAAACGGTGGTGTTTCTGCTACTAACAACGGTGCCAAACTACAACAATGGACGTGGTCAAACACCGACAATCAGAAATGGTTACTCCAAAGTGTTGAGGCTGGTATTTATAGAATTACACCTGTACATAGTGGCAAAGCGTTGGATGTAAATGGTGGAGAAACAGCCACACAAAACGGGCCTTACCTCAACCAGTGGGATTACTATGGCGGAGCAAACCAAAAATTTGCATTTGCTCATCTTGGCAATGGCAATTTTGCCATAATAGCCAAACACAGCGGAAAAGTATTGGATGTTAGCGGAGCTAGTACTGCCAATGGTGCTGACATTATTCAATGGCAATATTCGGGAGAAAGTAATCAACTCTGGAAGGTTACACAATAG
- a CDS encoding HipA N-terminal domain-containing protein translates to MNRAGQVFYQDILAGIIQENEDGYTFQYDDLYLQQPHPQDISLTLPLSHERYFSKILFPFFDGLIPEGWLLNIAIDNWKLNPKDRMGLLLSVCSDCIGAVSIKALKTDSDE, encoded by the coding sequence ATGAATAGGGCAGGACAGGTTTTTTATCAGGATATATTGGCTGGTATTATTCAGGAAAACGAAGATGGCTATACTTTCCAGTACGACGATTTATACTTACAACAGCCTCACCCTCAAGATATTTCACTAACATTACCATTGAGCCATGAAAGGTATTTTAGCAAAATTTTATTTCCTTTTTTCGATGGCCTTATTCCCGAAGGTTGGTTATTAAATATTGCTATTGACAACTGGAAACTCAACCCCAAAGACCGTATGGGATTATTATTGTCGGTTTGTAGCGACTGCATTGGGGCGGTAAGTATCAAAGCACTAAAAACCGATAGCGATGAATAA